The genome window ACACCTGTGAACAAAATGCTTTCCTTGCCAATCCCCCACAGTTCTGCCTCTTTCCATATTGTGTGTTCAGGATGGAAATGGGTGCTTTATTCTTTCAGTAGCTTCTGTTTGAGAAAACACTAACGACTGTTACTGAGATATTCAAAATGAGGATACAGCTCTCCAAATATAATAGATGGTATGTAGTATTGCTGAAGGTATAACTTGGTTTCAAGCACATTGCTGGAAGGCACATGGATGATGTGATTTGTTTCTCTCCTTAAATATATtgttgaactagatgattttttgAAGATGGATAGATTCAACTACTTACAAATTAAACTCTAAAGTTGAATCAATCACATTTATTACATTATCAAACTGATGTGAaaatgtggggggaaaaaagctcgTATTAGCTGCATAATCATAGGTAAGTGATTTCTTAATGATCACTTGACAGAAAACTCACAGTGCTTTGCCCTAACGTATTCTGGGATTTGCAGAAAAATACCCAATGCAATTAGAATAATTCATCTGGCTATAATGTAAATCAAATTGATTTGCAATAGTCAAATAAATGACAGCATAGAGACTCCAGCTAATTACAGGTTCCCAAGGCTACTATGTATGTTAACCTCAAAACCTAAGTCTATCACTAATAATTTATGCATACAGTCACTGGAGTTCGAAGTTACCAGGCATTATAACCAAAGCCAACCAGGATTTGTGCATACTGACAATCTAAGCACTACTTTGGAGAACAGCACTtctagcaaaggaaaaaaaagttgatgaGGATACAACACCCATTCAAGGACTCCAGGAACTGTAAGATAAacaaatatacatttattttctacttttactATTACTTAATATGTAAGTAATGTATTTCTAgagtattttattaaaaataagtaagtaatggtatttgtatatgtatgtaaTCATATGTATCAATCCTtgacaatttttaaaaattatatgtaCATTGTccaattattttataattaataaAGTGTTTCTCTCTGTCAGGAATACGTCCACTCACTTCCAGACAGAATTCACACaacatatgtattttaaaatacctttgcCCTTGTGTTTAAGGACATGTAAAGATAAACTTCAATGAGACAGTAAATTGGCATGCAGTATGGAATATAATTACTTGAAATTCAGGTAGAGATTCTAAAAGCTGCTCATTTCAGCTCTGAAACAAGCTTTGctaaatgcaaaaacaaatttgttctctttttgaGGATGCTAAAGGAATGGCTATATAGTCCAAAACAGACTGGTTATCTTGTAAATTGCCTAACAGATTTAAGGCCAAAGTCTACTAAGTGTGCTGATCCAattctctgtgtattttaaaattatcaaAAGGCAATGAAATACGAGAAAAAAGACAGAACACCTCATCCAACAAGGTGATTGGCTGAAGAGCGTTCCTGCTACACATTTGCCAAGGGATTTCAGGTGAGTGTCATGCTGACAGAGAATAGATAACATAtatctgctttcttccttctgggACTGTGAAGTTGTACCCATGGATTCACAGTAATACACCCACATAATTTCACTTACCTGCCTTGAAGCTCATCCTCCTCAAAAAGAGCTTGATCATTACTGTGATCCAGATATACTGGATAGTAGCTTGATGTTACAAGCCCACACATGGCCCAGCATAACTGCATGCCACTCATTTGGAGGAATACAACCCACGAGCTGTTCCTCATTATTGAACTTTTATCTTTCACGTTTCATATGAAGATATTTCTAATGCAAGTCCAACATGAGTTAATCTCCTGGTTGCTTAATTCTACCTTGCTGGGAGCGCTTGGCAGTAAGTTACCTGCACTTGTCAGTTCACTATCAATCTTCAGGACATCTTGTGATAAGGAAGCTCTTGTTATTCCTAGTTCTTCCGGAGAGTTCCTCTAAAGATTCTAGTGCAAGAAATTCATAGAaggcagctttttctttccagccaTGTTTACTTACACTATGAGATATTGACACCTAGTACAAAACCTGGACAGTTTCCAGCCAACTACATAAAACACGGTAAGAATATAGTGGCTCATcaagaaataattaattatAACTTCAGTTTTACACACATCTTCCTAACATCTTCCAACCGTCTTCTCATCTGCTTGTATTTATGGCTATAAGTGATTAATTTGTTGAAATTTACACTGTTTGGGAGAAAGGAATCCACCCTTCCAGCAAATTAAaccatttcaaaacagaacttTATACTTCATGATAGACAGTAAAGATTTATCCAGATTAATGGCAATTCAGGAAAATACACCCAGAAATCGTAACATTTCACAGGATGCCTCTCATTTCCATTTGGGACCATAGGCACAAGTTCAGTAGCTAATCTTCAACAACAGCCTAGCCTGGAGAAGTCAGAGACTCACTGACAAAGGAGCTGCATAAGGCAGTAACTAGAATGAGAAAAGACTCCTTAGCCCTTAATTAACAATTAGCACCtacaaaaacatgaagaaaataaatttagcAATTACTAACAGTGATTAACTAGTTACAGTGTTTCAATATAAAGAGGCAATTTATTGTCAAAGTTTCATTTTGGTTCCATTTGGCAGGTATGTatatttgagagaaaaaaaaggaagaaaaaatgtagaagCACCATATCTGAGACAGGTAAAGTCCAAAAAGAGTATTACTGGCCTGAAGGCTCTAATAAGTAATTGGGGGCGGGGGAAACCAAACATTTGTCTACTGTTTGAGCAAAAAGAacatataggaaaaaataacttcCAGAGTTCCATGGGCACACGGCAGTAATTGGTATTAAGGACATAAATCAAGCTGCTTTTGTAGGGAATCGAGAACATCCAGTTTTTCAGATGTTGTACAAGTCTTCTGATTATCATAAATGCAACTAGTATCATACATCTAGAATTACCTAGCAGACTAGAAAATATATGAACAAATCTATCCTTAAAAATTAATTCTCcaggtatttaaaagaaagcagctcACTGTTTTTAAGAAGTATGAGAAGTTGTTGCTGTGGGCATTTAGGCCACCAATATTTACTAAGTCATAGAAAAATCGATGTAGATAAGTTGAGAACTTACATGATCTTTGAGCTAGCCCAGGTGCAGTATGGATACAGCCACATGTAACTCAACAACAGCTAACTTCCTGCTTCTCTAATACATCAGTACAGAAGTATGGATGGAACCAATCAATATATTCTAACtgttggggagaaaaaagcaaaatgtaagtCTGGGGACTAGATTTAAGTTAGCTAGAACAGAGACGCATTCTCTAAGAATAAATACTGGTTCTGCTAGAATTAGGTAAATACAAAATAACACTACTGGAATTTTAATGTGTAAATACAATTTGGTGGTTAGCACTTacgaaaaaaaaacaatttggaAGTTACTGTagacagaaggaaataataTAAGTCTCTACACTGGTGTTACAAGTAATATTCTATACTACTTTTTAGCTCCTGAGCTGAACTGCTTTACCATTGCTCTACCAAGTAAATCAACTAACACCTACCTTAGGAAACTCCATTTTACCTCAGGTAAGAAGTATCATCCTAGATTGCTGTGGGCTTCTTTTTAGCATACCGTTgtttgctcatttgtttttagtGTACGAGACATCTTCTcattaatgaaatgttttaactTATCAGTGGTATACTAAGTAACTCAGCCTTCGCTCAGAACAAAAGACAGGACAGCTTATGTAGAGATAATATTCCCCgaagcagcattttattttatttgtttaattccaaaacatttaatttagaAGTCTGGCATCTCGGTCATCCATCTTAACATGGGCTAATATTGACATAGTGTTGTCAGAATACACAGACAACTAAACAGCCAAAGagtttacaaaaaataaattcatgatTCTTCAAAACAACTGCAAAAGGTTACAAGTATCAAAACTCTTAGGTAGATgcactgcattaaaataaaCTGTGCACATAAGttaagaggcaaaaaaaaatttgctACCAAAACTTCACATTTCAAACAGTTTATTGTAAACTGATGAACAGGGTTGTCATTTCACATCAGCTTAACTGTTTGcattgactgaaaaaaaattgaggtgGCTAGTTTACTTCGCATGCACAAAATGTACTGCTTAACAGAACAGTCAGCTCATTTCAAATGGCAAAAATTTAAACTGGAATCTAATCATCTTCAATCGTTTTCCATTATTCTTTCCCATCTGTTCTAATCAACAGGCAAACTAAAAATGCCTCATTTAATATATATCTTTCTGCACTGTTAAAGTGCAACTAAGATAACTAGGGCCAATAAACCAATCAATCCATCAACGCCCATGAAGGCTCATCTGAAACTGCTTCTTGATAAAGTGGACAGCAAATCTGAACAGCTGTACAATACAGATATGCTTAGCACTAGATATTTAGTGTGACTGTGGCAAGGTAATATTGGTGATGACAGGGATTGTGAAGTGGATGAAAGACAGATCAGAGGAAAGCTTTTTAATTATTGCCCTCTCCTGCTTCTTCATCTTGCTGGTCACTCGTCCACAGAGTGAGGTTATCTCGAAGTAACTGCATGATGAGAGTGGAGTCCTTGTAGGAATCCTCATTTAGTGTGTCCAGCTCTGCTATGGCATCATCAAAGGCTTGTTTGGCTAAAAGGCAAGCTTGCTCAGGAGCATTCTGGATTTCATAGTAGAACACCGAGAAATTGAGTGCCAGCCCAAGCCTAATTGGGTGGGTAGGCTGCATGTGCTCTTTGCTGATTTCAAAGGCCTCTTTATAGGCAGCTTCTGAGGCTTCCACAACACTGTTcttcttctctccagcagcaacTTCTGCCAAATAGCGGTAATAATCTCCCttcattttcagataaaaaaCC of Gallus gallus isolate bGalGal1 chromosome 15, bGalGal1.mat.broiler.GRCg7b, whole genome shotgun sequence contains these proteins:
- the YWHAH gene encoding 14-3-3 protein eta; the encoded protein is MGDREQLLQRARLAEQAERYDDMASAMKSVTELNEPLSNEDRNLLSVAYKNVVGARRSSWRVISSIEQKTMADGNEKKLEKVKAYREKIEKELETVCNDVLALLDKYLIKNCNDFQYESKVFYLKMKGDYYRYLAEVAAGEKKNSVVEASEAAYKEAFEISKEHMQPTHPIRLGLALNFSVFYYEIQNAPEQACLLAKQAFDDAIAELDTLNEDSYKDSTLIMQLLRDNLTLWTSDQQDEEAGEGNN